Within the Acidimicrobiia bacterium genome, the region TTGCCAGGCAGCGGCCTGATGGCATCGAGCGTGGCCCCGGCAGACGACCGCGCTCGATCCAAGAGGGCTGCATCACCTGTCGTGGCCCAGAGTTTGCAGGTCTCGATGGCGAGTGCGCAATATGCCTCCGCCCGTGCAGCCGGGCTCTTGGTGCCGGCCAGTTCGGCGGCTCGCTCGAAGTGATCGCGCAGCCCTTCGCCATCGCCGTGAGCAGCTGCACATGCACCGCGCCACATCTCCATCCGGCGAGCCATCGAGGTACTCGGAACCGTCATTGCCGCCGTGGCCGCTCGTTCCAACCACGCATTGGAGTCATCTACCGCGCCGTACGATGCGTACGTCATCGACATGCCACCGGCCGCCAGCGTCTCCAGCCACCGATCACCTATCCCCCTCGCCGCCTCGAAAGCCTCACGGCCTCGTTCGAGGGCCAGATCAGGCTGCGCGTTGAGGCGGGCATAGGTGTGGATGCTGTAGAGCATGAGAGCATCCTCTTTGGCACGCTGGCTGTCGGTGACGGCGCCTTCACGACTGTTGTGGAGTGCCCGAATGTGTTCGATCCGACCCGCCATGCCGTGAGCTGTCGGGTCCGTGACGTGGGCGTAGGCCATCGAGATCAGAGCGGACATCGCGCCCCGCTGATCCCCGATCTCCTCGAAGATCTTGAAGGCCTGCTCGGCCAGTTGCTTCGCTTCGGAGAACAACGTGGGTCCCATGGCGAGGATCTCGAACTTGGATGTCCCCTCCTGCACGGCGGCAAGGGCGGTCTGTCGTCCCCTTCCCCCTGCGATGACGGCAAGCTCGCGCAGGGCGGTGGCTTCGGCAGCCCGTGAGCCCGTCTCGCGTGCCAGCTCCAGAGCCCTGGCATAGGCGTCTTGGGGCAGATTGAGATCGATCTCGGTGAAGGGCCAATACGCCTCGCCGATCGCACTTCTCGTCAGAGCCTGGCCGAGTTCCAGGCATGCCTCGAACTCGAGGTCGAGGTCGCCGAGCTCAACGGCGGTCTCGCGTACGGTAGTCGCCAACTCGATGGCGGCGTCGAAGTCCTCGATCGCCCGCGAGGCCGAAGCCCTTCGCAGCCTGACCTCCGATTCGAGCTCAGGAGAGGTGATTGCACCCGTCAACGCACTCATCTCGGCAAGGTTTGCGATACGTTCCATACCCCGGTCGAGAGTGTCGAGGGCGTCGTCTTTGACCCTGAGCATCTCGATCCGGTCCGCAGGGTCGGATGCTGCCGGGAGTGTGGCGTCGATGAGGCGGATGCTCTCCTCTGGCGCCGACGCTGAGAGGGCTGACTTGGCAGCCGCGACCGCACACGACACGGCCTTCTGGTTGTCGCCGGCTTTCATCGAGTGGTAAGCAAGCATCGACAAGTCCGCCTCGCCTTCCCGTGAGGCAAGGACCTCGGTGATCGCTCCATGGATGGCCTGTCGGCGACGGCGTGGTATGTCATCGAGGAGCGCGGCTCGGATCTGATCGTGGGAGAACGAGAAGTCATACTCCGCGTCGTCCGGCTCTTCGATGATCAACCCCAGCTGGACGGCCATGTCGAGCTCTTCGGCGAGGTCCCACTCGGGTTTTTCGTCCTCATGCCTGACGTTTGCGAGGACCGGAGCCAGGACCGAAAGCTTGAACCTTCTTCCCAGTACCCCTGCGTCTGCCAGGAGACCACGGCAGTCCTCCGACAATTGTGCGAGGCGTCGCTCGATGAGGGACTGGATCGACGAGGGAACCGCCGGTCCACTCAAACGTGTCATCCTCCAGGTTCCGTCCATCAGTTGGAGAGCATCCGCTCCGCGGTATGCACGAGCGAGCTCCTCGATGAAGAAGGGCACCCCTTCTGATCGGGCATGGAGACTCTGCACAGTCTGTTCGTCGACGGGGAAACCGAGGACGTTCTC harbors:
- a CDS encoding AAA family ATPase, whose protein sequence is MTQTDTDFSHGTRTILFTDLEGSTDLRVRLGDILANEVFKEHDQLVRSRLEAGGGTDIKGLGDGFMALFSSASHAIETAVSIQRAIEEHNSANPQRAISVRMGLNSGDVTHGEGEAHGTAVHAAARVAAKAQGGQILVSQIVSDLAGSLGKTKVVDRGLFWLKGFPDRWRLYEVLWREKEAEGDRPSRSVKEASAAAFDPATPRSEGPVVGRTKEQRVITEQLEAAPGTGLRAVVLEGEAGIGKTRMLEATVDLARAAKNNYVTLDVTADEELRGPYLLFRSLLSSPRMAAIAREAMALEPLDRAQDAISGRSASGEGLSPQERMLRIFDEVTSAFSALTEDRPVALLFDDLQWADEDSIQLIRYLVRTLPTAPIFLLITIRPYAEASSGAGKLIADLDRMRVTQVMRLERFTRAETAELLENVLGFPVDEQTVQSLHARSEGVPFFIEELARAYRGADALQLMDGTWRMTRLSGPAVPSSIQSLIERRLAQLSEDCRGLLADAGVLGRRFKLSVLAPVLANVRHEDEKPEWDLAEELDMAVQLGLIIEEPDDAEYDFSFSHDQIRAALLDDIPRRRRQAIHGAITEVLASREGEADLSMLAYHSMKAGDNQKAVSCAVAAAKSALSASAPEESIRLIDATLPAASDPADRIEMLRVKDDALDTLDRGMERIANLAEMSALTGAITSPELESEVRLRRASASRAIEDFDAAIELATTVRETAVELGDLDLEFEACLELGQALTRSAIGEAYWPFTEIDLNLPQDAYARALELARETGSRAAEATALRELAVIAGGRGRQTALAAVQEGTSKFEILAMGPTLFSEAKQLAEQAFKIFEEIGDQRGAMSALISMAYAHVTDPTAHGMAGRIEHIRALHNSREGAVTDSQRAKEDALMLYSIHTYARLNAQPDLALERGREAFEAARGIGDRWLETLAAGGMSMTYASYGAVDDSNAWLERAATAAMTVPSTSMARRMEMWRGACAAAHGDGEGLRDHFERAAELAGTKSPAARAEAYCALAIETCKLWATTGDAALLDRARSSAGATLDAIRPLPGNLPWEAVAHAVLAVVADAEDRPEDAADESRIALSTLDGLTHILHFVNVLWAAGRVLIGQQAPEADALAHQIAQGLGYLSMNMINPEIKTKWFAVDAHNELAQLVGFEISDFSSGEGAVGLADPEVELLRAITSGSVDHGATEDEISDLLSKLGVASETEAIEYAIKAGVTWR